A genomic window from Terriglobia bacterium includes:
- a CDS encoding 6-carboxytetrahydropterin synthase, with protein MVTITRKIEFAASHRYHNPAFSEEENRRVFGKCNNPHGHGHNYTLEVTVAGEPDPVTGMVLDLKELKDLLEREVMQRMDHRHLNFEVPELAGKIPTCENVARVIWDLLEPKITQGRLHRIRLHESADLFVDCYRHGALRA; from the coding sequence ATGGTCACGATCACGCGCAAGATCGAGTTCGCCGCCTCGCACCGGTATCACAACCCGGCATTCTCCGAGGAAGAGAACCGCCGCGTCTTCGGCAAGTGCAATAATCCGCACGGGCACGGCCACAATTACACGCTGGAAGTGACCGTGGCGGGGGAGCCGGACCCGGTGACGGGAATGGTCCTGGACTTGAAGGAGCTGAAGGATCTGCTGGAGCGGGAAGTGATGCAGCGCATGGACCACCGCCACTTGAATTTCGAAGTGCCGGAACTGGCCGGGAAAATTCCCACCTGCGAGAATGTCGCGCGGGTGATCTGGGACCTGCTGGAGCCGAAGATCACGCAGGGGCGGCTGCACCGCATCCGGCTGCATGAGTCGGCGGACCTTTTCGTGGATTGCTACCGCCACGGAGCGCTGCGCGCATGA
- a CDS encoding glycosyltransferase family 2 protein, which produces MPRDFSNGPAACAPLSAAVGAPICAIVPARNEEAILAACVASLARQPEIGEIIVVNDESTDGTAALLRRLQETIPRLRVVESPGVPPGWVGKNHAVWLGAQQARLPWLLFTDADAEHLAGAAARALHLAQEHDAALVSFSPQQATEAWWEKALIPFIYCRLARRFSYAAVNDAAAPAAAANGQYLLLCRAAYDAVGGHRAVAGEILEDVALAGRVKGAGFRLWFGPGQGVVRVRMYRSFGAMWEGWRKNLFQLMGGNAAGMRRELLTAVPWIPGVLLLAGLAWPVSALAGLLLLLLRHATYAAALARNHFPVSRILYYVPAVLMYAAVLAASWISHARGRVSWKGREYPVGTPAAEGQGR; this is translated from the coding sequence ATGCCAAGAGACTTCTCCAACGGTCCTGCTGCCTGCGCACCTCTTTCCGCGGCCGTAGGCGCGCCAATCTGCGCCATTGTCCCGGCGCGCAATGAAGAAGCGATCCTCGCCGCGTGCGTCGCGTCGCTGGCGCGCCAGCCGGAGATCGGCGAAATCATCGTGGTGAACGACGAATCCACGGACGGCACCGCGGCGCTTCTGCGCCGCTTGCAGGAGACGATTCCGCGCTTGCGCGTTGTCGAGTCGCCGGGCGTGCCGCCCGGCTGGGTGGGAAAGAACCACGCAGTCTGGCTGGGCGCGCAGCAGGCCCGTCTGCCGTGGCTGCTCTTCACGGATGCCGATGCCGAGCATCTGGCGGGAGCGGCTGCGCGCGCCCTGCACCTGGCGCAAGAGCACGATGCCGCGCTGGTCTCCTTTTCCCCGCAGCAGGCGACCGAGGCATGGTGGGAGAAGGCGCTCATTCCCTTCATCTATTGCCGGCTGGCGCGGCGCTTCTCCTACGCGGCCGTGAACGATGCGGCGGCGCCCGCGGCCGCGGCCAACGGCCAATATCTGCTGCTCTGCCGCGCGGCCTACGATGCCGTGGGAGGCCACCGCGCTGTGGCGGGAGAGATTCTGGAGGACGTGGCGCTGGCCGGGCGCGTGAAGGGCGCGGGCTTCCGGCTGTGGTTCGGGCCGGGCCAGGGCGTGGTGCGCGTGCGCATGTACCGCAGCTTCGGCGCCATGTGGGAAGGGTGGCGGAAGAACCTCTTCCAGTTGATGGGCGGCAACGCCGCGGGGATGCGGCGGGAGCTGCTGACGGCCGTGCCGTGGATTCCCGGCGTGTTGCTGCTCGCGGGCCTGGCGTGGCCCGTGAGTGCGCTGGCGGGGCTGCTTCTGCTCCTGCTGCGCCACGCCACCTATGCCGCGGCTTTGGCGCGTAACCATTTCCCGGTTTCTCGAATCCTTTATTACGTGCCCGCCGTCCTAATGTATGCCGCCGTGCTGGCCGCTTCCTGGATCAGCCATGCGCGGGGCCGGGTTAGCTGGAAGGGCCGGGAATATCCGGTGGGCACGCCGGCGGCGGAGGGTCAGGGACGCTGA
- a CDS encoding 6-carboxytetrahydropterin synthase encodes MSFAPKTIGLGELKFELCRRYRFAASHRLHSARLSTEENQRVYGKCNNPYGHGHNYVLEVSVSGAVDPATGMIANLTELDGYVARQVLQAFDHRNLNEEVAAFRGVVPTTENLCVEIYARLQGFPAARLERVRVEETGNNSFEYAGE; translated from the coding sequence ATGAGCTTCGCCCCAAAAACCATCGGACTTGGCGAGCTGAAGTTCGAGCTGTGCCGCAGGTACCGTTTTGCGGCGTCGCACCGCCTGCACAGCGCCCGGTTGAGCACGGAAGAGAACCAGCGGGTGTACGGCAAGTGCAACAACCCCTACGGCCACGGACACAATTATGTGCTGGAAGTGAGCGTGTCCGGCGCGGTGGACCCGGCGACGGGCATGATCGCGAATCTCACCGAGCTGGACGGCTACGTCGCGCGCCAGGTGCTGCAGGCGTTCGATCACCGCAACCTGAACGAAGAGGTTGCGGCGTTCCGCGGCGTGGTGCCGACGACGGAAAACCTGTGCGTGGAGATTTACGCGCGGCTGCAGGGGTTCCCGGCCGCGCGCCTCGAGCGCGTGCGCGTCGAGGAGACGGGCAACAACAGTTTTGAGTATGCTGGAGAATGA
- a CDS encoding ABC transporter permease produces the protein MSFLDLLRDTLATLWAHKRRTLLTMFGIAWGIISITLMVAASEGLGEGIQKQQETFGKDVMIVFSGRTSMQAGGARAGRVVRWGEDDYVQVAAESPACKYVMPELGNELQVHSLFNSGTILTVGSLPAFREIRGVTVAQGRFYNQQDNEDGRRVAFLGSDTKKQLFASREALGATIWMNGIPYVVIGVMKAKDQDSSYDGRDVRKIFIPFNAMRRDFPNKPPAVEHTVNRLLVAPWSLETHLDCVRQLRRSLGRLHDFDPRDKEAASIWDTVKNAQANRMIIVGMEIFMGAVGVVTLFLGGLGVMNVMLVSVRERTREIGVRMALGATRRSILRQFFLETVIVALLSGGTGLAVSYGFCALVNLLPMPPFFAGLVASWKLAALSVTLLGGIAVLSGVYPANRAASVDPIEALRFEAGG, from the coding sequence ATGTCCTTCCTGGACCTGTTGCGGGACACCCTGGCGACGCTGTGGGCCCACAAGCGCCGCACGCTGCTGACCATGTTCGGCATCGCCTGGGGGATCATCTCCATCACCCTGATGGTGGCGGCCAGCGAGGGCCTGGGCGAGGGGATCCAGAAGCAGCAGGAAACGTTCGGCAAAGACGTAATGATCGTCTTTTCCGGGCGCACCAGCATGCAGGCCGGGGGAGCGCGGGCCGGACGCGTCGTGCGCTGGGGCGAAGACGACTACGTGCAGGTGGCCGCGGAATCGCCGGCCTGCAAATACGTCATGCCCGAGCTGGGCAATGAGTTGCAGGTGCACAGCCTCTTCAACAGCGGAACGATCCTCACGGTCGGCTCCCTGCCGGCCTTCCGTGAAATCCGCGGCGTCACCGTGGCCCAGGGCCGCTTCTACAACCAGCAGGACAACGAAGACGGCCGGCGCGTGGCCTTCCTCGGAAGCGACACCAAGAAGCAGCTCTTTGCCTCCCGCGAGGCCCTCGGCGCGACGATCTGGATGAACGGCATTCCCTACGTCGTGATCGGGGTGATGAAGGCCAAGGACCAGGATTCCAGCTACGACGGCAGAGACGTGCGCAAAATTTTTATCCCCTTCAATGCCATGCGCCGGGATTTCCCGAACAAGCCCCCGGCTGTCGAGCACACCGTGAACCGCCTGCTGGTGGCGCCCTGGTCGCTGGAGACCCACCTGGATTGCGTGCGGCAGCTGCGGCGCTCCCTGGGCCGCCTGCACGACTTTGACCCCCGCGACAAGGAAGCCGCGAGCATCTGGGACACCGTGAAAAATGCCCAGGCCAACCGCATGATCATCGTGGGCATGGAGATTTTCATGGGCGCGGTGGGCGTGGTCACCCTGTTTCTGGGCGGGCTGGGCGTGATGAACGTGATGCTGGTCTCCGTACGGGAGCGCACCCGGGAGATCGGCGTGCGCATGGCCTTGGGCGCCACGCGGCGCTCCATCCTCCGCCAGTTCTTTTTGGAAACGGTCATCGTGGCCCTGCTGAGCGGCGGCACGGGCCTGGCCGTCTCCTACGGCTTTTGCGCGCTCGTGAATCTGCTGCCCATGCCGCCGTTTTTTGCGGGGCTCGTGGCAAGTTGGAAGCTCGCGGCGCTGTCGGTCACGCTGCTGGGCGGCATCGCGGTTCTGTCCGGGGTCTATCCGGCGAACCGTGCGGCCTCGGTGGACCCCATCGAGGCGCTGCGCTTCGAGGCGGGAGGCTAG
- a CDS encoding TlpA family protein disulfide reductase: MRKLFAWGGLALAALLLLAFVRPLYRQGEASVAGKKAPDFALTMDKKELHLSDLRGKVVVVNFWATWCPPCVEETPALNLLQEHIASRGGVVLGVSVDEDEAAYQSFLRQQGVVFPTFRDPSKQIPLDYGTSMYPETYVVDRHGRIARKIIGPQKWDSPEMLAYFDALLGQP, from the coding sequence ATGCGGAAACTCTTCGCCTGGGGCGGCCTTGCGCTCGCCGCTCTTCTGCTTCTTGCCTTCGTCCGGCCTCTCTATCGCCAGGGAGAAGCCTCGGTTGCCGGAAAAAAAGCTCCGGATTTCGCGCTGACGATGGACAAGAAGGAGCTGCACCTCTCGGATCTGCGCGGCAAGGTGGTGGTGGTGAATTTCTGGGCCACCTGGTGCCCGCCGTGCGTCGAAGAGACTCCCGCGCTCAACCTCTTGCAAGAACACATCGCGTCGCGCGGAGGCGTGGTCCTGGGCGTGAGCGTGGACGAGGACGAGGCGGCCTACCAGAGCTTTCTCCGGCAGCAGGGGGTGGTCTTCCCCACCTTCCGCGATCCCTCCAAGCAGATTCCGCTCGATTACGGCACCTCGATGTATCCGGAAACCTACGTGGTGGACCGCCACGGCAGAATCGCCCGCAAGATTATCGGCCCGCAGAAGTGGGACTCCCCGGAAATGCTCGCTTACTTCGACGCCCTGCTCGGCCAGCCCTAA
- a CDS encoding ABC transporter permease, with translation MLLEIFREAWAALGRNPVRSLLTMTGIAWGIVAVTLLLSYGSGFRSVLMYTFEVFGKGAVVCWPGTTSEQAGGERAGKAVHFEKEDAEWIKAQSPLVKRVTLETVRFRGITHEERLSDTAIRGVYPEYGEMRNEVPVEGRWISPEDVAERRRVVFLGAILRKKLFSGTPAVGEMVRINGVRFNVIGAMDTKFSDSNYFTSDDESAFIPYTAAGDLWDTRYASVLLFEPVAPVFEAQAMQQVRAAVATRQRFSANDKRAITMYGREEFKPIYEGITLGIEALLFFVGALTLGIGGVGVMNIMLVSVEERVREIGLRRALGARRAHIRWQFLMEALVMTLAAGAIGMLLSAAITSSIGTLPFLGPAYEDDSGKVDIHLTLSVATMLLSTGILVVVGVLSGWLPAMQAAKLDPVEALRYE, from the coding sequence ATGCTACTCGAGATCTTTCGCGAGGCCTGGGCCGCGCTGGGGCGCAATCCGGTGCGCAGCCTGCTGACTATGACCGGGATCGCCTGGGGCATCGTGGCGGTCACCCTGCTCCTGAGCTATGGCTCGGGTTTCCGCAGCGTGCTGATGTACACCTTCGAGGTCTTCGGCAAGGGCGCGGTAGTCTGCTGGCCGGGGACCACCAGCGAGCAGGCCGGCGGCGAGCGCGCGGGCAAGGCCGTGCACTTCGAAAAAGAGGACGCGGAGTGGATCAAAGCGCAATCCCCGCTGGTGAAGCGCGTGACCCTGGAGACGGTGCGCTTCCGCGGCATCACCCACGAGGAGCGGCTTTCGGACACCGCGATCCGCGGCGTCTATCCCGAATACGGAGAGATGCGCAACGAGGTCCCCGTGGAAGGGCGCTGGATTTCTCCGGAAGACGTCGCCGAGCGGCGTCGCGTGGTCTTTCTGGGCGCTATTCTGCGCAAGAAGCTCTTCAGCGGGACCCCGGCGGTCGGGGAGATGGTGCGCATCAACGGCGTGCGCTTCAACGTGATCGGCGCGATGGACACCAAGTTTTCCGACAGCAACTACTTCACCAGCGACGACGAATCGGCTTTCATTCCCTACACCGCGGCGGGCGACCTGTGGGACACCCGCTATGCCAGCGTGCTGCTGTTCGAGCCGGTGGCCCCGGTCTTCGAAGCGCAGGCCATGCAACAGGTGCGCGCGGCAGTGGCCACTCGCCAGCGCTTTTCCGCGAACGACAAGCGTGCCATCACCATGTACGGCCGGGAAGAGTTCAAGCCCATCTATGAAGGCATCACCCTGGGGATCGAGGCTCTGCTGTTTTTCGTGGGCGCGCTGACCTTGGGAATCGGCGGCGTGGGCGTGATGAATATCATGCTGGTGTCGGTGGAGGAGCGCGTGCGCGAGATCGGCTTGCGGCGCGCCCTGGGCGCCAGACGCGCGCACATCCGCTGGCAATTCCTGATGGAAGCCCTGGTCATGACCCTGGCCGCCGGCGCCATCGGAATGCTGCTCTCCGCCGCCATCACCTCCTCGATCGGGACGCTGCCGTTCCTGGGGCCGGCCTACGAAGACGATTCCGGAAAAGTGGACATCCACCTCACGCTGTCCGTGGCCACCATGCTGCTCTCCACCGGAATTCTCGTGGTGGTCGGTGTGCTCAGCGGCTGGCTGCCCGCTATGCAGGCCGCCAAGCTCGACCCCGTGGAAGCCCTGCGCTACGAGTAG